One part of the Glycine max cultivar Williams 82 chromosome 14, Glycine_max_v4.0, whole genome shotgun sequence genome encodes these proteins:
- the LOC121173404 gene encoding uncharacterized protein — MDGDIYNEDTNDEDIDDEETNEEFYEATYTYVMAIYALIDILNQFLNMMRGEHIERPLTRRQITSRGYDYIHKALNDDPAIFRQVYRMYPDVFRKLCTIIREKTPLEDTRFICVEEMLASFLQIVGQNTRYCVIRNTFGRSQFATSENFHKILKALNSLAPDLMVRPGSTVPAKIRESTRIYPYFKDCIGAIDGTHIPASVKGRDVSIYRDRHGNISQNVLAACNFDLKFMYVLSGWEGSAHDSKVLSDALARNSDEFPVESTDESSSSSSVLPNYEDNDHESIVQIQEQEREDANIWRTNIGSDMWRNANN, encoded by the exons ATGGATGGAGATATATATAATGAAGATACAAATGATGAAGATATAGATGACGAGGAAACAAATGAAGAATTTTATGAAGCCACATACACATATGTGATGGCAATTTATGCTTTAATAGATATATTAAATCAGTTTTTGAATATGATGCGTGGTGAACATATTGAACGTCCATTAACTCGACGACAAATTACTAGTCGGGGATATGACTATATACACAAAGCATTAAACGATGATCCTGCAATCTTTCGACAAGTATATAGGATGTATCCTGATGTATTTCGAAAGTTGTGCAcgattataagagaaaaaacacCTTTGGAGGATACAAGATTTATTTGTGTTGAAGAAATGCTTGCATCATTCCTACAGATTGTCGGCCAGAATACTCGATATTGTGTAATCCGCAATACATTTGGCCGATCACAATTTGCTACAAGTGAAAATTTTCACAAGATTTTGAAAGCTCTGAACTCATTAGCACCTGATTTAATGGTTAGACCAGGCTCAACTGTGCCTGCAAAAATAAGggaaagcacaaggatttatcCTTATTTTAAG GATTGCATTGGAGCTATTGATGGTACACATATTCCCGCATCAGTAAAAGGACGAGATGTAAGCATTTATCGTGATCGTCATGGAAATATATCACAAAATGTATTAGCTGCTTGTAACTTTGATTTGAAATTCATGTACGTTCTTAGCGGGTGGGAGGGTTCAGCACATGATTCCAAGGTGTTAAGTGATGCTTTGGCAAGGAA TTCTGATGAATTTCCAGTGGAATCTACTGACgagtcttcatcttcatcttcagtgTTACCAAATTACGAAGATAATGATCATGAATCCATTGTTCAAATACAAGAGCAGGAACGAGAAGATGCTAATATATGGAGGACTAATATAGGTTCAGATATGTGGAGAAATGCTAATAATTAG
- the LOC100781043 gene encoding tubulin beta-1 chain-like (The RefSeq protein has 3 substitutions compared to this genomic sequence) codes for MREILHVQGGQCGNQIGSKFWEVICDEHGIDPTGKYTGDEASDLQLERINVYYNEASGGRYVPRAVLMDLEPGTMDSIRSGPYGKIFRPDNFVFGQSGAGNNWAKGHYTEGAELIDSVLDVVRKEAENCDCLQGFQVCHSLGGGTGSGMGTLLISKIREEYPDRMMLTFSVFPSPKVSDTVVEPFNATLSVHQLVENADECMVLDNEALYDICFRTLKLTTPSFGDLNHLISATMSGVTCCLRFPGQLDSDLRKLAVNLIPFPRLHFFMVGFAPLTSRGSQQYVSLTVPELTQQMWDAKNMMCAADPRHGRYLTASAMFRGKMSTKEVDEQMINVQNKNSSYFVEWTPNNVKSSVCDIPPKNLKMSCTFIGNSTSIQEMFRRVSEQFTAMYRRKAFLHWYTGEGMDEMEFTEAESNMNDLVAEYQQYQDATADEDEYDDEDEYDDEDEDGEHAFEDQ; via the exons ATGAGGGAGATATTGCACGTGCAAGGTGGGCAATGCGGGAACCAAATCGGTTCCAAGTTCTGGGAAGTGATATGCGACGAGCATGGCATCGACCCCACCGGAAAGTACACCGGCGACGAGGCCTCCGATCTCCAACTGGAGAGGATCAACGTCTACTACAATGAAGCCTCCGGCGGAAGGTACGTTCCCCGGGCCGTCCTCATGGATCTCGAGCCCGGCACCATGGACAGCATCAGATCCGGCCCATACGGCAAGATCTTCCGCCCCGACAACTTCGTCTTCGGCCAGTCCGGCGCCGGCAACAATTGGGCCAAGGGCCACTACACCGAAGGCGCCGAGTTGATCGACTCTGTCCTCGACGTCGTTCGCAAAGAAGCCGAGAATTGTGACTGCTTACAAG gTTTTCAAGTGTGTCACTCACTTGGAGGAGGCACGGGTTCTGGCATGGGAACACTGTTGATATCGAAGATCAGGGAGGAGTACCCGGACAGAATGATGCTCACATTCTCTGTTTTCCCATCCCCAAAGGTCTCTGACACGGTTGTGGAGCCTTACAATGCTACTTTGTCCGTTCACCAACTAGTGGAGAATGCAGATGAGTGCATGGTTCTTGACAATGAAGCACTCTATGACATTTGCTTCAGGACCTTAAAACTCACCACTCCTAGTT TTGGTGATCTGAACCACCTGATTTCTGCGACAATGAGTGGAGTGACATGTTGCTTGAGGTTCCCCGGACAACTGAACTCCGACCTGAGGAAGCTAGCAGTGAACCTGATCCCATTCCCACGTCTCCACTTCTTCATGGTGGGGTTTGCACCTCTCACCTCACGCGGGTCTCAGCAGTACGTGTCCCTCACTGTCCCCGAACTCACCCAGCAAATGTGGGACGCCAAGAACATGATGTGTGCCGCCGATCCTCGCCACGGCCGATACCTGACAGCATCAGCCATGTTCAGGGGAAAGATGAGCACCAAGGAAGTGGATGAGCAAATGATCAACGTGCAAAACAAGAACTCATCCTACTTCGTTGAGTGGATTCCCAACAACGTTAAGTCAAGTGTGTGTGACATCCCTCCCAAGAACTTGAAGATGTCGTGCACTTTCATTGGAAACTCCACCTCAATTCAGGAGATGTTCAGAAGGGTGAGTGAGCAATTCACTGCAATGTACAGGCGCAAGGCCTTCTTGCACTGGTACACCGGGGAAGGAATGGACGAAATGGAGTTCACTGAGGCAGAGAGCAACATGAACGATTTGGTAGCAGAGTACCAGCAATATCAGGATGCTACTGCTGATGAGGATGAGTACGATGATGAGGATGAGTACGATGATGAGGATGAGGATGGGGAGCATGCTTTCGAGGACCAGTAA